In the genome of Deltaproteobacteria bacterium, one region contains:
- the hemL gene encoding glutamate-1-semialdehyde 2,1-aminomutase: MDNRPRPSSADLVARSRHVVPGGVNSPVRAWNAVGGDPLFIARAEGSRVVDHEGRGYIDYVCAWGPLILGHAPSGVVRAVVEAVPEGTGFGAPTAKEVEIAELVRERMGGIEQLRLVNSGTEATMSAIRLARGCTGRSKVLKFDGCYHGHVDALLAKAGSGVESFSLPDSAGVPESFTAGTVLARFNDADSVRSLVERHGEDLAAVIVEPVCGNMGVIPPAPGFLEGLREVTARQGIVLIFDEVITGFRVARGGAQERYGVTPDLTCLGKVLGGGLPVGAFGGRRDIMARLAPEGPVYQAGTLSGNPVTVTAGLATLRALEGPDVYRELEEKGRLLETGLREVLARGVPGTVNRVGSMLTLFLGPERVASPDDARTCDRERFARLFHGMLARGVYLPPSQFESWFVSLAHTEQDIAATVEAFADWAEEEAATPR, from the coding sequence TTGGATAACCGCCCAAGGCCGTCCTCGGCGGATCTGGTCGCACGTTCGCGGCACGTCGTTCCCGGCGGTGTCAACAGCCCGGTGCGGGCGTGGAACGCCGTCGGCGGCGACCCGCTCTTCATCGCCCGCGCCGAGGGGTCGAGGGTCGTCGACCACGAAGGGCGAGGGTACATCGACTACGTCTGCGCCTGGGGGCCGCTGATCCTGGGACATGCGCCGTCCGGGGTGGTGCGGGCCGTGGTGGAGGCGGTGCCCGAGGGGACCGGCTTCGGCGCTCCCACCGCGAAGGAGGTGGAGATCGCCGAGTTGGTGCGCGAGCGCATGGGCGGCATCGAGCAGCTTCGCCTGGTGAACTCGGGCACCGAGGCGACCATGAGCGCCATCCGCCTGGCGCGGGGCTGCACCGGGCGGAGCAAGGTGCTGAAGTTCGACGGCTGCTACCATGGCCACGTCGACGCCTTGCTGGCCAAGGCAGGTTCCGGGGTGGAGAGCTTCTCCCTGCCCGACAGCGCCGGCGTGCCGGAGAGCTTCACCGCCGGCACCGTGCTGGCCCGGTTCAACGACGCGGATTCCGTGCGGAGCCTGGTGGAGCGGCATGGCGAGGACCTGGCCGCGGTGATCGTCGAGCCGGTGTGCGGCAACATGGGAGTGATCCCGCCGGCGCCGGGTTTTCTCGAAGGATTGCGGGAGGTTACGGCGCGGCAGGGCATCGTCCTCATCTTCGACGAGGTGATCACGGGGTTCCGGGTGGCGCGCGGCGGCGCCCAGGAACGCTATGGCGTAACCCCGGACCTCACCTGCCTGGGCAAGGTGCTGGGGGGAGGGCTTCCGGTGGGGGCGTTCGGCGGACGGCGGGACATCATGGCGCGCCTGGCGCCGGAAGGACCCGTGTACCAAGCGGGCACGCTCTCCGGCAACCCGGTGACCGTCACCGCCGGGCTCGCGACCCTGAGGGCGCTGGAGGGGCCGGACGTGTACCGGGAGCTGGAGGAGAAGGGGCGCCTGCTCGAAACGGGACTCCGTGAGGTGCTGGCCCGGGGCGTGCCGGGCACGGTCAACCGCGTGGGCTCCATGCTGACGCTGTTCCTGGGCCCCGAGCGGGTGGCGTCGCCCGACGACGCCAGGACCTGCGACCGGGAACGCTTCGCTCGCCTGTTCCACGGCATGCTCGCCCGCGGCGTCTACCTGCCCCCGTCCCAGTTCGAGTCCTGGTTCGTCTCCCTGGCCCACACGGAGCAGGACATCGCCGCGACGGTGGAGGCCTTCGCGGACTGGGCCGAGGAAGAGGCGGCGACCCCGCGTTGA
- the dnaA gene encoding chromosomal replication initiator protein DnaA, whose protein sequence is MKKLPREIQDRLKERLGLHDFETWIKPLTLNASAGGEITIEVPSILFRDWLNENYLDAIKEEFNRYYGEAVPVGLSVNPSRPAREAPPPPKPAAKPADSSTPIPRYTFENFVVGTSNQFAHAACLAVASRPAEHYNPLFIYGGVGLGKTHLVNALGNRLMEQGPGQKVVYTTSESFMNRLITSLRRDRMNEFKNHFRSIDVLILDDIQFIAGKERTQEEFFHTFNSLYENHKQIILTSDRFPKEIPDLEDRLRNRFEWGLTADIQPPDIETRIAILIKKAEEEEIDLPHKVADFLATHIRSNVRELEGSLTRLGAFASLTSVEITIDLAQEVLKHTLRENEKQVTVRNIQKAICEHFDVKISDLKSKRRTKNIAVARQVAMYLCRKYTATSYPAIGAEFGGRDHSTVIHASRTIERKATTDPEIKATVERLERRLKS, encoded by the coding sequence ATGAAAAAGCTCCCGCGTGAGATCCAGGACCGGTTGAAGGAAAGGCTCGGCTTACACGATTTCGAGACATGGATCAAACCCCTGACACTTAACGCGAGCGCGGGCGGCGAGATCACGATCGAGGTCCCCAGCATCCTGTTCCGCGATTGGCTGAACGAGAACTACCTCGACGCAATCAAGGAAGAGTTCAACCGCTACTACGGCGAGGCCGTACCCGTCGGCCTTTCGGTGAATCCGTCGCGCCCGGCCCGGGAGGCGCCGCCTCCGCCCAAACCCGCCGCCAAACCGGCGGATTCATCAACGCCGATCCCGCGCTACACCTTCGAGAACTTCGTGGTCGGCACCAGCAACCAGTTCGCGCATGCCGCGTGCCTGGCGGTGGCCAGCAGGCCCGCGGAGCACTACAACCCGCTGTTCATCTACGGCGGCGTGGGCCTCGGCAAGACCCACTTGGTGAACGCCCTGGGAAACCGGCTGATGGAGCAGGGTCCCGGCCAGAAGGTCGTCTACACGACCTCCGAATCGTTCATGAACCGCCTGATCACGTCTCTTCGGCGCGACCGCATGAACGAGTTCAAGAACCACTTCCGCAGCATCGACGTGCTCATCCTCGACGACATCCAGTTCATCGCGGGCAAGGAACGCACGCAGGAGGAGTTCTTCCACACCTTCAACTCGCTCTACGAGAACCACAAGCAGATCATCCTCACGTCCGACCGTTTCCCCAAGGAGATCCCGGACCTGGAAGACCGGCTGCGGAACCGGTTCGAGTGGGGCCTGACCGCCGACATCCAGCCGCCGGACATCGAGACGCGCATCGCAATCCTCATCAAGAAGGCCGAGGAGGAAGAGATCGACCTGCCGCACAAGGTCGCGGACTTCCTCGCCACCCACATCCGCTCCAACGTCCGCGAGCTGGAAGGGTCGCTCACCCGCCTCGGCGCCTTCGCCTCGCTCACCAGCGTCGAGATCACCATCGACCTTGCCCAGGAAGTGCTGAAGCACACCCTGAGGGAGAACGAAAAACAAGTCACCGTGCGCAACATCCAGAAAGCCATCTGCGAGCACTTCGACGTCAAGATCAGCGATCTCAAGTCCAAGCGGCGCACGAAAAACATCGCCGTCGCGCGCCAGGTGGCCATGTACCTCTGCCGCAAGTACACCGCCACGTCCTATCCCGCCATCGGCGCGGAATTCGGCGGGCGCGACCACTCCACGGTCATCCATGCCTCCAGGACCATCGAAAGGAAGGCCACCACCGACCCCGAGATCAAGGCCACGGTGGAACGCCTGGAGCGGCGGCTCAAGAGTTGA